A single region of the Candidatus Anoxymicrobium japonicum genome encodes:
- a CDS encoding nitrogen fixation protein NifQ produces MQAQPVTRIVPIVDTESRIDEYDDIVQLLMDHRADDSTETHKLVLFIAQSCMGDNHLWQDMQLPDRAALTALMQENFPALFAKNSGNMKWKKFFYKQLCERADIFICKSPSCAVCIDYDKCFGPEEPGTLS; encoded by the coding sequence ATGCAGGCACAGCCAGTGACGCGCATCGTCCCCATCGTTGACACGGAGAGCCGTATCGACGAATACGATGACATCGTGCAACTCTTGATGGATCACCGTGCCGATGACAGTACCGAGACACACAAGCTGGTGCTGTTCATCGCGCAGTCCTGCATGGGCGATAACCATCTGTGGCAGGACATGCAACTGCCGGACCGGGCAGCATTGACGGCATTGATGCAGGAGAACTTCCCCGCGCTTTTCGCCAAGAACAGCGGCAACATGAAATGGAAGAAATTCTTCTACAAGCAGCTGTGCGAACGCGCCGACATCTTCATCTGCAAATCGCCTTCCTGCGCTGTCTGCATTGATTACGACAAATGCTTCGGCCCTGAAGAACCCGGTACGCTATCATGA